From Salinirubellus salinus, the proteins below share one genomic window:
- the cca gene encoding CCA tRNA nucleotidyltransferase: MSDEQDAFDAVVRAVHDRVTPDAEERARLESVAAELTARAEAAVEDIGVDADIVRVGSTARGTWLAGDRDIDLFVRFPDDLSRERLEAYGLQVGSHVLPEGHEEYAEHPYVKGEYDGFDVDCVPCYDVDSAAEIQSAVDRTPFHNAYLAERLDDALAGEVRVAKAFLKAVGAYGSNLRTKGFSGYLVELLILEFGGFRELVESAADWNPPVRFDPEDHGTREYGDDLVVVDPTDPERNVAAACSATNVARLQHYSRALLAGPRESLFEPHDPAPLDAAGVREAVRERATEPVAVRFETPDVVEDQLYPQLDKSLAGLRDELARRGFDPLRSARFATDEHAVLLVECGVAERPHVQRHDGPPVGVRAHAEGFYGKYDDDPDVYGPYIEDGRYVVEREREFRTPVAFCESDALFGVALGPHVESSLERGYDVLAGETLGALAPEFGDELARYFAPVP, encoded by the coding sequence ATGAGCGACGAGCAGGACGCGTTCGACGCGGTGGTCCGAGCGGTCCACGACCGGGTCACGCCCGACGCCGAGGAGCGCGCCCGCCTCGAGTCGGTGGCCGCCGAACTCACGGCCCGCGCCGAGGCGGCCGTCGAGGACATCGGCGTCGACGCCGACATCGTCCGGGTCGGCTCCACCGCCCGCGGCACGTGGCTCGCCGGCGACCGCGACATCGACCTGTTCGTCCGGTTCCCCGACGATCTCTCGCGCGAGCGACTGGAGGCCTACGGCCTGCAGGTCGGGAGCCACGTCCTCCCCGAGGGCCACGAGGAGTACGCCGAACACCCCTACGTCAAGGGCGAGTACGACGGCTTCGACGTGGACTGCGTGCCGTGCTACGACGTCGACAGCGCCGCGGAGATCCAGTCGGCCGTCGACCGCACTCCGTTCCACAACGCCTACCTCGCCGAGCGACTGGACGACGCCCTCGCCGGCGAGGTCAGGGTCGCCAAGGCGTTCCTGAAGGCCGTCGGTGCCTACGGCTCGAACCTCCGGACCAAGGGGTTCTCGGGCTACCTCGTCGAACTCCTCATCCTCGAGTTCGGCGGCTTCCGCGAACTCGTCGAGTCGGCGGCCGACTGGAACCCTCCCGTCCGCTTCGACCCCGAGGACCACGGCACCCGCGAGTACGGCGACGACCTCGTCGTCGTGGACCCCACCGACCCCGAGCGGAACGTCGCGGCCGCCTGCTCGGCCACCAACGTCGCGCGCCTCCAGCACTACAGCCGAGCGTTACTCGCCGGCCCACGCGAGTCGCTGTTCGAGCCGCACGACCCGGCGCCGCTCGACGCCGCGGGGGTCCGCGAGGCCGTCCGCGAACGGGCCACAGAACCCGTCGCGGTGCGCTTCGAGACGCCAGACGTCGTGGAGGACCAGCTCTACCCACAGCTCGACAAGTCACTCGCCGGCCTCCGCGACGAACTCGCCCGGCGCGGGTTCGACCCGCTCCGCTCGGCCCGCTTCGCCACCGACGAGCACGCGGTCCTCCTCGTCGAGTGTGGCGTCGCCGAGCGTCCGCACGTCCAGCGCCACGACGGACCGCCGGTCGGGGTGCGCGCGCACGCCGAGGGGTTCTACGGGAAGTACGACGACGACCCGGACGTCTACGGCCCCTACATCGAGGACGGGCGCTACGTCGTCGAGCGCGAACGCGAGTTCCGCACGCCCGTCGCCTTCTGCGAGAGCGACGCGCTGTTCGGCGTGGCGCTCGGCCCGCACGTCGAATCCTCGCTGGAGCGCGGCTACGACGTGCTCGCCGGCGAGACGCTCGGGGCGCTGGCGCCCGAGTTCGGCGACGAACTGGCGCGGTACTTCGCCCCCGTCCCGTGA
- a CDS encoding VOC family protein: MAERPYEVADGAEFYPMALFPQLAVSDTERSTAWYERLGFEPVFAYGETVHLRYATGADLMLVGRGAPTGAGAGVTVYVNASEPLEDVFERLRTTGGTAEEPTETPYNTRELRLRDPDGYQFVFSEPVDTDRSFDEVLGGA, translated from the coding sequence ATGGCCGAGCGACCCTACGAGGTGGCCGACGGCGCCGAGTTCTACCCGATGGCGCTGTTCCCGCAGTTGGCCGTCTCGGACACGGAGCGCAGCACCGCGTGGTACGAGCGACTCGGGTTCGAGCCCGTCTTCGCGTACGGCGAGACGGTCCACCTCCGGTACGCGACGGGGGCCGACCTGATGCTGGTCGGGCGCGGCGCCCCCACCGGGGCCGGGGCCGGCGTGACCGTCTACGTGAACGCGAGCGAGCCACTCGAGGACGTGTTCGAGCGGCTCCGCACCACTGGTGGCACGGCCGAGGAGCCGACGGAGACGCCGTACAACACCCGCGAACTGCGGCTCCGCGACCCGGACGGCTACCAGTTCGTGTTCAGCGAACCCGTCGACACGGACCGGTCGTTCGACGAGGTGCTGGGTGGCGCGTGA
- a CDS encoding histone deacetylase family protein, producing MRFGYDDRCLDHDTGPRHPETSDRLEAIRRRLAREHAVEYESTDPADEETLARVHDAEYVASVKEFCANGGGTWDADTVAVESTWDAARYSAGLAIDACEAALDGTDGRMTPFSLGRPPGHHAVWANAMGFCFFNNAAVAAEVALDRPDVDRVAIFDWDVHHGNGTQDLTVDRGDVHYTSFHERGLYPGTGDVEETGEGDGEGTLVNAPLPGGSGDAEYLDAVERLLMPALERYDPDLFIVSAGFDAHQHDPISRMRISTEGYGVMTDRCRELADRTDAALAFVLEGGYGLDALASSVAMVNDVFDGREPVEPDGDPSERATSVVDRVREVHDLD from the coding sequence ATGCGATTCGGCTACGACGACCGCTGTCTGGACCACGACACTGGCCCGCGGCACCCGGAGACGTCGGACCGGCTGGAGGCCATCCGCCGGCGCCTCGCCCGTGAGCACGCCGTCGAGTACGAGTCGACCGACCCGGCCGACGAGGAGACGCTGGCGCGCGTCCACGACGCGGAGTACGTCGCGTCGGTCAAGGAGTTCTGTGCGAACGGTGGCGGGACGTGGGACGCCGACACCGTCGCCGTCGAGTCGACGTGGGACGCCGCCCGCTACAGCGCTGGGCTCGCCATCGACGCGTGTGAGGCCGCCCTCGACGGCACGGACGGCCGGATGACGCCGTTCTCGCTCGGGCGGCCACCGGGCCACCACGCCGTCTGGGCGAACGCCATGGGCTTCTGCTTCTTCAACAACGCCGCCGTCGCGGCCGAGGTGGCGCTCGACCGGCCGGACGTGGACCGCGTCGCCATCTTCGACTGGGACGTCCACCACGGCAACGGCACGCAGGACCTCACGGTCGACCGGGGCGACGTCCACTACACCTCGTTCCACGAACGCGGTCTCTACCCCGGGACCGGCGACGTGGAGGAGACCGGCGAGGGTGACGGCGAGGGGACACTCGTGAACGCACCGCTGCCGGGGGGGAGTGGCGACGCGGAGTACCTCGACGCCGTCGAGCGACTGCTGATGCCGGCGCTGGAGCGGTACGACCCGGACCTGTTCATCGTCTCCGCCGGGTTCGACGCCCACCAGCACGACCCCATCTCCCGGATGCGCATCTCGACGGAGGGGTACGGTGTCATGACCGACCGCTGTCGCGAGCTCGCCGACCGGACCGACGCGGCGCTCGCGTTCGTCCTCGAAGGAGGCTACGGGCTGGACGCGCTGGCCTCCTCGGTGGCGATGGTCAACGACGTGTTCGACGGGCGCGAACCGGTCGAACCGGACGGCGACCCCTCCGAGCGGGCGACGAGCGTGGTCGACCGGGTGCGCGAGGTCCACGACCTGGACTGA
- a CDS encoding histone yields MSVELPFAPVDTIIRRNAGDLRVSAEAAEELARRIQEHGAALAAEAAERATDDGRKTLMASDFPEGADATRDGLELPIAPVDRIARLDIDDRYRVSMDARVALAAVLEAYADRVAAAAAVLARHAARRTVKAEDVETYYELQRYF; encoded by the coding sequence ATGAGCGTCGAGCTCCCGTTCGCCCCGGTGGACACCATCATCCGACGGAACGCAGGGGACCTGCGCGTGAGCGCCGAGGCGGCGGAGGAACTCGCTCGACGGATACAGGAACACGGCGCGGCGCTGGCGGCCGAGGCCGCCGAGCGAGCCACCGACGACGGCCGCAAGACGCTGATGGCCTCGGACTTCCCGGAGGGGGCCGACGCCACCCGCGACGGACTCGAACTCCCGATCGCCCCCGTCGACCGCATCGCTCGCCTCGACATCGACGACCGCTACCGGGTGTCGATGGACGCGCGTGTGGCGCTGGCGGCGGTCCTGGAGGCCTACGCCGACCGGGTGGCCGCCGCCGCCGCCGTCCTCGCCCGACACGCCGCCCGGCGAACGGTCAAGGCCGAGGACGTCGAGACCTACTACGAACTCCAACGATACTTCTGA
- a CDS encoding single-stranded DNA binding protein, with the protein MGAIEDIYEDLETEDVSLEEFREAVEAKVEQMGGLADEETAAMLIAHDLTEGEVETIADIEPGMEEVKFVGKVVSIGDVRTFEREGEDEDGMVLNVEVADETGRVRVALWDEQAAGADETLERGQVLRIGGRPKDGYNGLEVSASRVEPDDSVDIDISLDGSATADSLTMGQSDVNLRGIVLDTDAIRTFSRDDGSEGRVSNLTLGDETGRVRVTLWDEQADRAEELEPGTSVEVVDGYVRERDGSLELHVGERGAVEEIDEPVDFTPETTDIAALELDTTVDIAGVIRSADPKRTFDRDDGSEGQVRNVRVQDQTGDIRVAMWGDLADRDLGPGDEVYLGDVEIQDGWKEDLEASAGWRSTVLRLEGDATTARRSKAGDAGESSDDAGEDPAGLDAFADGTNADADAEASSGTQSTDGTAATAEESADGEVEEFTGVVVQTGDPVMLDDGESTRIVETSATVELGQEVTVRGKRDGERIVADEVR; encoded by the coding sequence ATGGGTGCTATCGAGGACATCTACGAGGACCTCGAGACCGAGGACGTCTCGCTGGAGGAGTTCCGCGAGGCGGTCGAGGCCAAGGTCGAACAGATGGGGGGGCTCGCGGACGAGGAGACGGCGGCGATGCTCATCGCCCACGACCTGACCGAGGGTGAGGTGGAGACCATCGCGGACATCGAACCCGGGATGGAGGAGGTGAAGTTCGTCGGCAAGGTGGTCTCCATCGGCGACGTGCGCACCTTCGAGCGCGAGGGCGAGGACGAGGACGGGATGGTCCTGAACGTCGAGGTGGCGGACGAGACGGGGCGCGTACGGGTGGCGCTCTGGGACGAGCAGGCCGCGGGCGCCGACGAGACGCTCGAACGCGGGCAGGTGCTCCGCATCGGCGGGCGGCCGAAGGACGGCTACAACGGCCTCGAGGTCTCCGCGAGTCGCGTCGAGCCTGACGACAGCGTCGACATCGACATCTCGCTCGACGGGAGCGCGACGGCCGACTCGTTGACGATGGGCCAGTCCGACGTGAACCTCCGCGGGATCGTCCTCGACACCGACGCCATCCGGACGTTCTCGCGGGACGACGGGAGCGAGGGGCGGGTCTCGAACCTGACGCTCGGTGACGAGACGGGGCGCGTGCGGGTGACCCTCTGGGACGAGCAGGCCGACCGTGCCGAGGAACTCGAACCGGGCACGAGCGTCGAGGTCGTCGACGGCTACGTCCGCGAGCGGGACGGGAGCCTCGAACTCCACGTCGGGGAGCGCGGGGCGGTCGAGGAGATCGACGAACCGGTCGACTTCACGCCGGAGACGACCGACATCGCGGCGCTCGAACTCGACACGACCGTCGACATCGCGGGGGTGATTCGCTCTGCGGACCCCAAGCGGACGTTCGACCGTGACGACGGGAGCGAGGGGCAGGTCCGGAACGTCCGCGTGCAGGACCAGACCGGCGACATCCGCGTGGCGATGTGGGGTGACCTCGCCGACCGCGACCTCGGGCCGGGTGACGAGGTGTACCTCGGCGACGTGGAGATACAGGACGGCTGGAAGGAGGACCTGGAGGCGAGCGCCGGGTGGCGCTCGACGGTCCTCAGACTGGAGGGCGACGCGACGACGGCTCGGCGGTCGAAGGCGGGTGACGCCGGCGAGTCCAGCGACGACGCAGGCGAGGACCCGGCCGGGCTGGACGCGTTCGCGGACGGGACGAACGCGGACGCGGACGCGGAGGCGAGTTCGGGCACCCAGTCGACCGACGGGACGGCCGCGACGGCAGAGGAGTCGGCAGACGGTGAGGTCGAGGAGTTCACCGGCGTCGTCGTCCAGACGGGCGACCCGGTGATGCTGGACGACGGGGAGTCGACGCGCATCGTCGAGACGAGCGCGACCGTCGAACTCGGGCAGGAGGTGACGGTCCGGGGCAAGCGCGACGGCGAGCGCATCGTGGCCGACGAGGTCCGGTGA
- a CDS encoding metallophosphoesterase family protein — protein MVPDTHAVGRSGPVLAHLDRPRTPERTTLAVFADAHLTAEASGTWKVLHRTEERLRAAVADANRRDVDAVLVAGDLTKDGAPTEYALTDEVLAGLDAPFVAIPGNHDVPKPRWDPYDAPDRESFARRYASGHLPFVERVGGVDLVGLDSASNADGSLGGTHEGEVGADQRAWLDSVLPDLETPVVAVHHNVSHPSTHAEGFPESDLYQVNDADAVAALLARHDVPLTLSGHLHWPGVAPLAGGHELVCPAVCSFPQAYVCLHVGPDGTTAELVPLADRAGLEEAYVHAREGAAHGRGVAARADSRLLDELLLAEEAGPPLVQRAGPPKREAPHRADRVEP, from the coding sequence ATGGTTCCTGACACGCACGCCGTCGGTCGGTCGGGGCCGGTGCTGGCCCACCTCGACCGGCCGCGGACGCCCGAGCGGACGACGCTGGCGGTGTTCGCCGACGCCCACCTCACCGCCGAGGCGAGCGGGACGTGGAAGGTCCTCCACCGCACCGAGGAGCGCCTGCGGGCGGCCGTCGCCGACGCGAACCGTCGCGACGTGGACGCGGTGCTGGTCGCTGGCGACCTGACGAAGGACGGCGCGCCCACGGAGTACGCCCTCACAGACGAGGTGCTCGCGGGCCTCGACGCGCCGTTCGTGGCGATTCCGGGCAACCACGACGTGCCCAAGCCCCGCTGGGACCCGTACGACGCGCCGGACCGCGAGTCGTTCGCCCGCCGGTACGCGAGCGGCCACCTCCCGTTCGTCGAGCGCGTCGGCGGCGTGGACCTCGTCGGGCTGGACTCGGCCTCCAACGCCGACGGGTCGCTCGGCGGCACCCACGAGGGCGAGGTCGGCGCCGACCAGCGCGCGTGGCTCGACTCGGTCCTCCCCGACCTCGAGACCCCGGTCGTCGCCGTCCACCACAACGTCTCACACCCCTCGACGCACGCCGAGGGGTTCCCCGAGAGCGACCTCTATCAGGTGAACGACGCCGACGCGGTGGCGGCGCTGCTGGCGCGCCACGACGTCCCGCTGACGCTCTCCGGACACCTCCACTGGCCGGGTGTGGCCCCGCTCGCCGGTGGCCACGAACTCGTCTGCCCCGCCGTCTGCTCGTTCCCGCAGGCGTACGTCTGTCTCCACGTGGGTCCCGACGGCACGACGGCCGAACTCGTGCCGCTCGCCGACCGTGCCGGACTGGAGGAGGCGTACGTCCACGCCCGCGAGGGGGCCGCACACGGCCGCGGCGTGGCCGCCCGAGCGGACTCCCGACTGCTCGACGAACTCCTGCTGGCCGAGGAGGCTGGCCCACCGCTCGTCCAGCGCGCAGGGCCGCCGAAGCGAGAGGCACCCCACCGCGCAGACCGGGTGGAACCGTGA
- a CDS encoding DUF7260 family protein, whose product MITEARRTVRRERRRTVDEREAFDAFADAVRDIPVDGPQSGVRVGARLATPDAASAARAVREAYERTVMAVPHYHEEYDDTYAESLEAELGPTVAAAATGPRLTAAAKSGLVDAALNARADRARFVEALDVEDETLREADDRLGELLAEAAELDTEPLEDLRFGSLDAIRTRLQTLERHAEAVGADRQATLREQTDDLSLPDCAPDLPTYVYQDHEVTYPVLATVARTATILQRIREDVERSMARV is encoded by the coding sequence GTGATCACCGAGGCCCGGCGGACGGTGCGTCGCGAGCGCCGTCGCACGGTCGACGAGCGCGAGGCGTTCGACGCGTTCGCCGACGCGGTCCGCGACATCCCGGTCGACGGCCCGCAATCCGGCGTCCGCGTCGGGGCGCGACTCGCCACGCCCGACGCCGCGAGTGCTGCACGTGCCGTCCGCGAGGCGTACGAACGGACCGTGATGGCCGTCCCACACTACCACGAGGAGTACGACGACACCTACGCCGAGAGCCTCGAGGCGGAGCTGGGGCCGACGGTCGCGGCGGCCGCGACCGGCCCGCGTCTGACCGCGGCCGCGAAGTCCGGCCTCGTCGACGCCGCACTGAACGCCCGTGCGGACCGCGCCCGGTTCGTGGAAGCGCTCGACGTCGAGGACGAGACGCTCCGTGAGGCCGACGACCGCCTCGGCGAGCTACTGGCCGAGGCCGCCGAACTCGACACCGAACCGCTCGAGGACCTCCGGTTCGGGTCGCTCGACGCCATCCGGACCCGCCTGCAGACGCTCGAACGACACGCCGAGGCGGTGGGTGCCGACCGGCAGGCCACCCTCCGCGAGCAGACCGACGACCTGTCGCTCCCCGACTGTGCGCCGGACCTCCCCACCTACGTCTACCAGGACCACGAGGTGACCTACCCGGTCCTCGCCACGGTGGCACGGACCGCCACAATCCTCCAGCGCATCCGCGAGGACGTCGAGCGGTCGATGGCACGGGTCTGA
- a CDS encoding DUF309 domain-containing protein: MTDAVDVPAHLRAGAALYTAGRFHAAHDPWEHAWLAVRDTAPDDAALLQGLIQTTAALHHARAGNREGATGLAGSAADYLAGVPDDHRDVDLDPIRAFLPGLAASLDAAGTPPPLHIDGREWTLADLELPAAGPAAVALAEDEGFDESPVERAVTFAWADLADSPTSAFADAILAFVAGTGAPRTVAYDRLRRRVEERQAKEDDVSGLFDTD, translated from the coding sequence GTGACCGACGCCGTCGACGTCCCCGCCCACCTGCGCGCGGGGGCCGCCCTCTACACCGCCGGCCGCTTCCACGCTGCGCACGACCCGTGGGAGCACGCGTGGCTCGCCGTCCGTGACACCGCACCCGACGACGCGGCCCTCCTCCAGGGGCTGATACAGACCACCGCCGCGCTCCACCACGCCCGCGCCGGGAACCGCGAAGGGGCGACCGGCCTCGCCGGGAGCGCCGCCGACTACCTCGCCGGAGTCCCCGACGACCATCGCGACGTGGACCTCGACCCCATACGGGCGTTCCTCCCCGGCCTCGCGGCGTCGCTCGACGCGGCGGGCACCCCGCCGCCGCTCCACATCGACGGCCGCGAGTGGACGCTCGCCGACCTCGAACTCCCGGCGGCCGGTCCCGCGGCCGTCGCCCTCGCCGAGGACGAGGGGTTCGACGAGTCGCCCGTCGAACGGGCCGTCACGTTCGCGTGGGCCGACCTCGCCGACTCGCCCACCTCGGCGTTCGCCGACGCGATACTGGCGTTCGTCGCCGGGACGGGCGCGCCGCGGACGGTGGCGTACGACCGCCTCCGGCGACGGGTCGAGGAGCGACAGGCGAAGGAGGACGACGTCTCGGGGCTGTTCGACACCGACTAG
- a CDS encoding diacylglycerol/lipid kinase family protein — translation MQVGTRTLIVNPVSGTGTHAEWVRRKARAKGFAVWETEGAEHGVELAREAARDGVGELAVCGGDGTINEVLRGLAAEEHLGEVTLDVVPAGTANLLAGTLGIRDTRHGLDLTDDGEVRSVDVGVAGGEPFLVSCIAGLPADASTAASGDLKERLGTLAFVVTGVQEALEFDGLHLELEARAGAETEHWEGDAMCVLVGNARKFVEEGGQADMEDGLFDVAVVERMPAGNLAIEAVTHRILGRGTEGVAHFRADEVDIVSDGPVRFSRDGELSEHESLHLDCRRQTLDVRVGPTYEPSP, via the coding sequence ATGCAGGTCGGCACGCGGACGCTGATCGTGAACCCCGTCTCGGGGACCGGAACCCACGCCGAGTGGGTGCGCCGGAAGGCTCGGGCGAAGGGGTTCGCCGTCTGGGAGACCGAGGGTGCCGAACACGGCGTCGAACTGGCCCGCGAGGCGGCCCGCGACGGCGTTGGCGAACTCGCCGTCTGCGGCGGTGACGGCACCATCAACGAGGTGCTCCGGGGACTGGCCGCCGAGGAGCACCTCGGCGAGGTGACCCTCGACGTGGTGCCAGCGGGGACGGCGAACCTGCTGGCCGGCACCCTCGGCATCCGCGACACGCGACACGGACTCGACCTCACCGACGACGGCGAGGTCAGGAGCGTGGACGTGGGGGTCGCCGGCGGCGAACCGTTCCTCGTCTCGTGCATCGCCGGCCTCCCGGCCGACGCGAGCACGGCCGCCTCCGGCGACCTGAAGGAACGACTCGGCACGCTGGCGTTCGTCGTCACCGGCGTCCAGGAGGCCCTGGAGTTCGACGGGCTCCACCTCGAACTGGAGGCCCGCGCCGGCGCCGAGACGGAACACTGGGAGGGCGACGCGATGTGCGTCCTCGTCGGTAACGCCCGGAAGTTCGTCGAGGAGGGTGGGCAGGCCGACATGGAGGACGGCCTGTTCGACGTGGCCGTCGTCGAGCGGATGCCGGCGGGGAACCTCGCCATCGAGGCGGTCACCCACCGCATCCTCGGACGCGGGACCGAGGGGGTCGCCCACTTCCGCGCCGACGAGGTGGACATCGTCAGCGATGGGCCGGTCCGATTCTCGCGAGACGGCGAACTCTCCGAACACGAGTCGCTCCACCTCGACTGTCGGCGCCAGACGCTCGACGTGCGGGTCGGGCCGACGTACGAGCCCTCGCCCTAG
- a CDS encoding response regulator, whose protein sequence is MGGAQPTVLLVDGDRDEVELVAEYLERQGSGIDARVTTATDPMAALERFEGGERFDCVVSDSRLPGMDGIRFVETVREYQPGVPVVLFASGEASDVAGRVVEAGVTDFLEKGFGADQYTMLVRRVNHALADGDGAFDDEADVELDRVAVIGRDERFETVDEEYAALYGYTAEEVRGRHWADLHPESAAEHVRSHILPVVQAGGQWSGRSEGCRADGTRFTESKLVQALDDGRLLVAVSELPAGQETTEQGTAEPAEAGREPDAASGPDSGAGAGAEVDTEAEVD, encoded by the coding sequence ATGGGTGGAGCGCAGCCGACGGTACTGCTGGTCGACGGCGACCGCGACGAGGTGGAACTCGTCGCCGAGTACCTCGAGCGACAGGGGAGTGGGATCGACGCGCGTGTCACGACGGCGACCGACCCGATGGCGGCGCTGGAGCGCTTCGAAGGCGGCGAGCGGTTCGACTGCGTCGTGAGCGACTCGCGGCTGCCGGGGATGGACGGCATCCGATTCGTCGAGACCGTCCGCGAGTACCAGCCGGGGGTCCCGGTGGTGCTGTTCGCGAGCGGGGAGGCCAGCGACGTGGCCGGCCGCGTCGTCGAAGCGGGGGTGACGGACTTCCTCGAGAAGGGGTTCGGGGCCGACCAGTACACGATGCTGGTCCGGCGGGTGAACCACGCGCTGGCGGACGGCGACGGCGCGTTCGACGACGAGGCAGACGTGGAGCTGGACCGGGTGGCGGTCATCGGCCGTGACGAGCGGTTCGAGACCGTCGACGAGGAGTACGCCGCGCTCTACGGCTACACCGCCGAGGAGGTGAGAGGTCGACACTGGGCCGACCTCCACCCCGAGTCGGCGGCCGAGCACGTCCGCTCACATATCCTCCCGGTTGTGCAGGCGGGCGGACAGTGGTCGGGCCGCAGTGAGGGCTGCCGCGCCGACGGGACGAGGTTCACCGAGTCGAAACTGGTGCAGGCACTCGACGACGGGCGACTGCTGGTGGCCGTGAGCGAACTGCCGGCCGGGCAGGAGACGACCGAGCAGGGGACGGCCGAACCGGCCGAGGCCGGACGGGAGCCCGACGCGGCTAGTGGTCCGGACTCGGGCGCTGGGGCCGGGGCCGAAGTCGACACGGAGGCCGAGGTCGACTGA
- the azf gene encoding NAD-dependent glucose-6-phosphate dehydrogenase Azf — protein sequence MDEESVLLTGAKGRVGRAILDGLADEYDWRLLFHNPPPEEPDHPYLVGDVVDEELMAEACEGIDTIIHLAGDPRPEAPWDSVLENNIHGTKVIMQAAVDAGVEKFVYASSNHAVGHYETERKPDLYRAHDEFRLDGTELPRPGNFYGVSKAAGETLGRFYHDEHGLKVCCIRIGNLTKGHPPIDYERGQAMWLSHRDCAHLHQCAIDAAYDYEIVYGISDNDRKYYSLERAKEVLGYDPQDNSAHFEGEERVVDGD from the coding sequence ATGGACGAGGAAAGCGTGCTGTTGACGGGGGCCAAGGGGCGCGTCGGGAGAGCCATCCTCGACGGGCTGGCCGACGAGTACGACTGGCGACTCCTGTTCCACAACCCGCCGCCCGAGGAGCCGGACCACCCCTACCTCGTCGGCGACGTGGTCGACGAGGAGCTGATGGCCGAGGCCTGCGAGGGTATCGACACCATCATCCACCTCGCTGGCGACCCGCGCCCGGAGGCCCCGTGGGACTCGGTGCTCGAGAACAACATCCACGGCACGAAGGTCATCATGCAGGCCGCGGTGGACGCGGGCGTCGAGAAGTTCGTCTACGCCTCCTCGAACCACGCCGTCGGCCACTACGAGACCGAGCGCAAACCCGACCTCTACCGCGCCCACGACGAGTTCCGACTCGACGGCACCGAACTCCCCCGACCGGGTAACTTCTACGGCGTCTCGAAGGCCGCCGGCGAGACGCTCGGGCGCTTCTACCACGACGAGCACGGCCTCAAGGTCTGCTGTATCCGCATCGGCAACCTCACGAAGGGCCACCCACCCATCGACTACGAGCGCGGGCAGGCGATGTGGCTCAGCCACCGCGACTGCGCGCACCTCCACCAGTGTGCCATCGACGCGGCGTACGACTACGAGATCGTCTACGGCATCTCCGACAACGACCGCAAGTACTACTCCCTCGAGCGGGCGAAGGAGGTCCTCGGCTACGACCCGCAGGACAACTCCGCGCACTTCGAGGGCGAGGAGCGGGTCGTCGACGGAGACTGA
- a CDS encoding sensor histidine kinase, whose translation MFSPPQFIEDMDIGIVAHDPETGAFVYANSVIEDLYGYSSDTLRTMSVGTLSAEGFTNSEAFERIRAASEGDSQEFTWQIQRASDEILWIRVRLVRTTQDDTPYVVGHVQNITEFKVRERRLKLLQRITRHNLRNQVQVIHGMTEELLTDIDSPQHRDDIELIGEATDNLLNLTETVDWLKSFTKEEKTVRRPVRLERLVSDVIDAYRREYPKVGWVVHYEDDCWVTTDDGLRFAFKEVVQNTVEHNPPDSLQVRVTVRETSQDGLAVLRVEDTGQPIPQIEVDALEGMYSSDQLNHGIGTGFWVMNHIVQTLGGRLSIEYDESFGNRVEFFLPQAEPPATT comes from the coding sequence ATGTTCTCACCCCCCCAGTTCATCGAAGACATGGATATCGGGATCGTGGCCCACGACCCCGAGACAGGTGCGTTCGTCTACGCGAACTCCGTCATCGAGGACCTCTACGGCTACTCGTCCGACACGTTACGGACGATGTCGGTGGGCACTCTGAGTGCGGAGGGGTTCACGAATAGCGAAGCGTTCGAACGCATCCGCGCTGCCAGCGAGGGGGACTCACAGGAGTTCACGTGGCAGATACAGCGGGCGTCAGACGAGATTCTCTGGATCAGGGTCAGACTCGTTCGAACGACACAAGATGACACGCCGTACGTGGTCGGCCACGTCCAGAACATCACGGAGTTCAAGGTCCGTGAACGCCGGCTGAAGCTCCTCCAGCGGATCACGCGCCACAACCTCCGAAATCAGGTCCAGGTTATCCACGGGATGACCGAGGAGTTGCTCACCGACATCGACTCCCCACAGCACCGAGACGACATCGAGCTAATCGGGGAGGCGACCGACAACCTGCTGAACCTGACGGAGACCGTCGACTGGCTGAAGTCCTTCACCAAGGAGGAGAAGACCGTCCGACGACCGGTTCGACTCGAGCGGCTCGTCTCGGACGTAATCGACGCCTACCGGCGCGAGTACCCCAAGGTCGGCTGGGTGGTCCACTACGAGGACGACTGTTGGGTGACGACCGACGATGGGCTACGGTTCGCGTTCAAGGAGGTGGTCCAGAACACGGTCGAGCACAATCCCCCCGACAGCCTCCAGGTCCGGGTCACGGTGCGAGAGACGTCCCAGGACGGCCTCGCGGTCCTCCGCGTCGAGGATACCGGACAGCCGATCCCACAGATTGAGGTCGACGCCCTGGAGGGGATGTACTCCTCCGACCAACTGAACCACGGTATCGGTACCGGCTTCTGGGTGATGAACCACATCGTCCAGACGCTGGGCGGCCGCCTGTCCATCGAGTACGACGAGAGCTTCGGGAACCGGGTCGAGTTCTTCCTCCCGCAGGCCGAGCCACCGGCGACCACCTGA